The genomic interval GCCGTACCCGTGGAAGCGCAGGTGCAGCTCGATCAGCTTGCTGATCTGCTCGATCTGCTCGTTGCTGAACCGCAGCGCCTTCATCCGCTTCCGGGCCAGCTTCGCACCGACCACGTCGTGGTGGTGGAACGTCACCTTCCCGCCGTCCTCGAACTTCCGCGTCTTCGGTTTTCCGATGTCGTGGATCAATGCGGCGAACCGAACGACGAGATCTGGCGTCGGAACAGGCAGGCGGGATTCCAGATCGATGGCCTGGTCGAGGACGGTGAGCGAGTGCTGGTACACATCCTTGTGCCGGTGGTGCTCGTCCCGCTCCAGCTTGAGCGCCGGCAGCTCCGGCAGCACGTAGTCGGCCAGCCCGGTGGAGACGAGCAGGTCGAGCCCGATCCGCGGCTGATCGGCGCAGATCAGCTTCTCCAGCTCGTCGCGGACCCGCTCGGCGGACACGATCGTGATCCGCTCCGCCATCGCCTGCATCGCGGCCACCACCGCCGGGTCGGGCGTGAACCCGAGCTGCGCGGCGAACCGGGCCGCGCGCATCATCCGCAGCGGGTCGTCGGAGAACGAGTCCTCCGGAGTGCCCGGCGTCCGGATCCGCTTGTGCGCGACGTCCTCGATGCCGCCGTACAGGTCGACGAACTGCCGCGACGGCAGCCGGACCGCCATCGCGTTCATCGCGAAGTCGCGGCGGGCCAGGTCGCCCTCCAGGCTGTCGCCGTAGGCCACCTCAGGCTTGCGCGAGGTGGGATCGTAGGTTTCCGACCTGTAGGTCGTGATCTCCAGAACCCACTCGCCCTTACGACAACCGATGGTGCCGAACGCCTTGCCGATGTCCCAGACGTGGTCCGCCCAGCCGGACAGCAACCGCTCGATCACATCGGGGTGCGCTGACGTGGTGAAGTCCAGATCCTTGCTCCCCCGGCCGAGGAGAATGTCCCGGACAGGACCGCCGACCAGGGCGATCTCATGGCCGGCGGCATCGAACCGGGAGCCCAGTTCGTCGACCACCGGAGCTAGTTCCAGCAACGCCTGGACGGCTCGCCGCTGCACTGCGGGCAACGATCCGGCGGAGGCTGACTGGTCGGCAAAGGGTGACACGGGGAACTAGGTTACGGTGACGGCGTGTTCAGACGGCGACTGAGGCCTTCCGCGGTGGTGGGGGCGTGCCTGGTGGTTGCTGCTTCGGCAGC from Kribbella sp. NBC_00709 carries:
- a CDS encoding CCA tRNA nucleotidyltransferase; the encoded protein is MSPFADQSASAGSLPAVQRRAVQALLELAPVVDELGSRFDAAGHEIALVGGPVRDILLGRGSKDLDFTTSAHPDVIERLLSGWADHVWDIGKAFGTIGCRKGEWVLEITTYRSETYDPTSRKPEVAYGDSLEGDLARRDFAMNAMAVRLPSRQFVDLYGGIEDVAHKRIRTPGTPEDSFSDDPLRMMRAARFAAQLGFTPDPAVVAAMQAMAERITIVSAERVRDELEKLICADQPRIGLDLLVSTGLADYVLPELPALKLERDEHHRHKDVYQHSLTVLDQAIDLESRLPVPTPDLVVRFAALIHDIGKPKTRKFEDGGKVTFHHHDVVGAKLARKRMKALRFSNEQIEQISKLIELHLRFHGYGDGEWTDSAVRRYVRDAGDQLERLHVLTRADCTTRNRRKAEMLRAAYDDLEARIERLREQEELDALRPDLDGNQIMRILGISPGREVGEAYKFLMELRLDQGPLGEDRAREELLRWWAERG